The DNA window CCGGTGAGCCCAGCGGCAGCATCGTACTGGCCGTTTTGACCATGGTGGATATCTCCAGGAAAGAGCAGGCGAACGGGTCGTTTAATCGGTTTTAACCGATCCGCCAGCGAGAAAAAAGCCGCTGGGCGTTCGCTGTAGTGAGAGCGGCAAAGTCAGCCAGCGATACGCCCCGCTCTTCCGCCAGGCAGGCGGCCGTATGCGCCATCAGGGCCGGTTCATTCGGACGCTGGCTGCGATGCGGATGGGGCGAAAGATACGGCGAGTCCGTTTCGACCAGGATCCGGTCGTCGGGAATGGCGGCGGCCACCGACCGCAATTCGGCCGACTTTTTGAACGTGACCATCCCCGCAAAGCTGATGTAAAGGCCCAGGTCCAGGCAACGCTCCGCCAGCGGCAGATCCCCGGTAAACGAGTGCATCACGCCGGCCAGCGGGCCGCGGCTGCGGGCCGTTTCCAGCATGGCGACAATGTCGTCGCCGCAGTCCCGCATGTGCACAATGAACGGCAGCCCCGTCTGCTGCGACAGTCGCAGATGCCGGTCGAAGTAATCCTCCTGCAGGTCAAAAGGAGCATGGTCCCAGTAGCGGTCCAGCCCCGTTTCGCCCAGGGCGACAATCTCCGGATGGCCGCTACGGGCCAGCGCCGCAATCGCGTCCCAGTCGCCGGGAGCCGCCTCGGCCACATAGTTAGGCTGTATGCCAATGGCGCAGGCCAGGGCGGGGATCTGCTCCGCCAGAGCCAGGCATTTGCGGCTGGCGTCGAGCGTGCAACCGACGCATAGAATGTGGGAAACGTCCGCCGCCTGGGCGCGGGCGACTGCCTCGGAGCGGATGACGTCGAACTGCGCATCATCAAGATGGGCGTGGGTATCAATCAGCATGGTTGCCCCTTCTTACGCGACAGACAGGCAACGGGTCAGGCGAATTCTGCGAGACCGATCAGGCGAACTTCGCGCGGTGGCGATCGCCTCAGGCTTTCGCGCTGGAACGCGAGTCGGCCAGATCCTGCAGCGTATCCAGATGGCCCTTTGACATGCCCAGCGCTTCTTCGGCCAGGGCCTTGGCCATGGGAGCCATACGGAGTTGATCGACGCAGTCGACAATCGCCGCGATATCGCGTTTCTGGTACAGCAGCATCTGATCAATCAGATAGCTGTAGCTGAGGTCGTGGAAACCAGTAAAGACCATCGGAAACTCGCCATGCACAATGGGTGCGTCCGCTTCCACAATCATTTCGCCGATGCGATCGACCATTTGTCGCTGGTCGATGGCAATCTGCGTCAGCGTATCGCCAGCTTCGTCGTCGCCAAACAGGGCGTAAGGACGTGCATAGTTCAAGTACATCGGCAAAGAGCGGCCGAGGATCACGGCAAGACGATTGAGCACGCTGGCGGTGTCGATGGAGTTCATGCGAATCGAACCATCAAGGGCGAAGGGGCTAACTCAACAGGTTGCGGGCGGCCGCACTGGCCGCTTCGCTCAGACCATTCCAGAAGATAAACAGGACGACCATCGCCGCCGCCATCGCACAGACATACATGCCCTGCAAAGACACGCTGGAGAAATGGAAGGGGCGCCGGTTTTCCGGCTCCGGGTCCATCGTCATCGTCTTAACCACTCGCAGGTAATAAAACAGGCTGATCGCCGAATTCAAGCCGCCGGCCAGCAGCACCACCAGCAGGTAAGTCGCCGGGGCGCCGGCTGCCGCCGAGACCCGATACCCTTCCACAAGCACCGCAAACACCGCGAACTTGCCGATAAAACCCGCCAAAGGCGGCAGACCCACCAGGCTGAACAGCAGGATCGAAAAAGCGACCACAATTACCGGAGCCCGACGAATCAGGCCGGCGTAGTCGGCGATCTCTTCGCTGCCCATCTCATTTCGCAGGAAGGCGATGACGGCAAAACTGCCGAGGTTCATGAACAGGTAGATGCCCAGATAAATGCACATGGCAGCCACCGCCGATTCGGCGGAAAGCGTGTCGCGGCCGACCAGTTCCAGGAGGGCGGGAATCGGCATCATCATGTAGCCAGCATGGGCGATTGTCGAATAGGCCATCAGCCGTTTGATGTTTGTTTGTCCGTACGCCGCCAGGTTGCCAAACGTGCAGGTCAACACGGCCAGAAAGGCGATCAGCTTGCCCATGAAACTCCGGGCGGGAGCTAAAGCGGCAATCTGTTCTTTCGAGGACGGCGTCGGTAGCGCTGCTTCCGCACCATAATCGCTGTGGCTTCCGTGCGCGTGGTCAGCATGGTCGTGATCGTCCGCATGCTCATGGTCGTGATCGGCGGGAGTATCGCTGTGTGCGGGAGCATCGCTGGGCGAAACTTCCTCCTGCAGGGCGACAAAGTGGGCCGGCGCCGTCAGGCGGGTTTGTTCGTTCGCGTTCGGCTCGGCCGTTGTTTCGCGATCCGGGTTTTCAATTTCGGTCGTCGCGGCCTCAGCTGCGGCGGCTTCTGCCATGGCGATGGCCTGCGAGCGTTCGCCGGGGACAGGTCCTTCCGGCGGAATCGAACCGAAGCCCAGGGCGACGCGGACCAGCAAGGCCAATGCGGCCGCCTTGGAGGCGATGCTCAGAAAGCCGCCAACCTCAGCAGTGGCGCCTTCGAAAACGTCTGGAGCCCAGAAGTGGAACGGCACGGCCGACAACTTGAAGGCCAGTCCCACCGCGACCATCAGGCCGCCCAGGGCAAGCACCATCAATTCCTGTCCCGGCATATCGGGCAGTCGCTGGGCCAACTGGGCAGCCATCGTCGGCAGATGGACCGAATCGAGAATTCCGGACAGCAAGCTGATGCCGTACAGCATAACGCCTGCCGCACCGGCTCCGTAGATCGAATACTTCAGGGCTGCTTCGCTGGCGCGACGGCGGCCTTTGAGCATGCCGGCGAGCACATAGGAAGGCACGCTCGCCATTTCGACAGCCATGAACACCATCAGCAGATGGTTGGCGGTCGCCATCAGGCACATGCCCAGCGTGGCGCCCAGGGCCAGCGAGTAAATATCAGGGCCGTCTTCTTTGTCGGGGATGCCGGAGAGCTTCGTGAAGATCACAAACAGGACCAGGAACCCGATCAGCACCATCCGGATGAACACGCCGAAGGTGTCATAAACCAGCATGCCGGTAAAGATTTCCATCCGCGTGACCGCACCCGGATCCGCCGCGTCGATGACGCCGGTAAGATGCCGCCAGGGAGCGACTGCCGCCAGCGAAAGCAGCGTGCCGACCAGCGCGATATAGAACGCGTCGATCCTGGCGCCGCCTTTGAAGACTCGCACCAGCAGCATCAACACGATCGTCGCACAAAGCAACAGTTCAGGCGCGAACGCCGCCACGCTCGAATCGACGGCGACATTCAAAAAGCTGGCGTCGGCCGAGCCTTTGGTGTCGACGATCAGGTCGTTGATTAGTTCGTGAAGATTCATAATCTCGTTAACGTTGTGTGCGGTTCCGTCGGCAGGTCGCTCGCGCTGGCATGCTGGTTACGGGGCAGGCGGCTCGTCGGCTGCCGGAGTTTCCGGAGTGGCGGGCGGCGTGCCGGGCTGGGGTGCGGCAGGAGTTTCAGGCGGGGCTGGCGTCGTTGCCGGAGCAGGCTCCGCCGCGGGGGCCGCATCGGCGTCCGGTGCTGCCGGGGCAGGTTCCGGTTCAGCAACGGTCGGCTCGCTGGGAGCCGATCCGTTCTCGTTTGCAGGAGCAGCAGGCGGCAGTTCCATCGGTTCCATCGTTGCTTGCGGAGCGGGCAGCAGGGCCGGATTGAAGGAAATCACCGGGGCGACCGCAATCGGGTCGTCGGCAGTCGCCACGCCGACCGGGACGATTTCGCCATCGGCGACTTTCTCCCGTGTCCAGTTGGCTAGCGAGGTTACCTGACGGTCGATCGTCGGATCCATGTATTGCAACACCGTTTGATAGGGGAAGACCCCCAGGATGATAGCGAACACAAACATCGGCAGGGCGATCGTCAGCTCGCGGGCCGTAATCGGCTTGATCTCTTCGCCGTGGGGACCGCGGTATTCGGCGCCCAGGTAAACCCGCTGGAGAGCCCACAGGATGTAAGCCGCCGTCAGGATCACGACCGAAGCCGAGAGCACCGCCAGCACCCAGTTGTATTTCCAGACCGACAGGACCACCAGCACTTCGCCAATGAATCCGCACAGACCAGGCAGACCCAGACCGGCAAAGAACAGGCCAAACGCCAGGGCCGAGTAGACCGGCATCCGAGCGAACAGGCCGCCAAACTCGTTCAACCGGCGATGGTGTACGCGGTCGTAGATAATGCCGACCATAAAAAACATACCGGCCGAGCTCACGCCGTGGGCGATCATCTGGAACATGGCGCCTTTGACGCCCATGTTCCAGTATTCCGGGTTGAAGTTGGTGCCCGCAACCGCCGACCAGACGCCCAGGCCGAGAACCACATAGCCCATGTGGCTGACAGAGCTGTAAGCGACCATCCGTTTGAAGTCGGTCTGGGCCAGGGCCGCAAAGGCCCCGTAGATCATGCTGACAACGCCGATCGTGCAAACGATAAAGGCAAAGTCATAGCCGCCGAACGGACAGATGGGATAGCACATTCGAATGATGCCGTACCCGCCCATTTTCAGCAGCACGCCGGCCAGAATCATCGAAATCGGGGTCGGCGCCTCCACGTGCGCGTCGGGCAACCAGGTGTGCAGGGGTACGCACGGGACCTTGATCGCAAAACCGATGAACAGCAGCACAAAGCACCACTGCTGCAGCGTTCGCGGGAACAGATTCGTATGCAGCGACATCGCCTGCATGGCGAGGATATTAAAGGTGTGAATCGGCGCGTCCGACTCGACCACGGCCTCCTCGGCGGCGCCTTCGGCCAGGGCGGCGGAAAAATGGCTATTCAGTTCGGGCGTGGCGGAAATCGCTTCCAGCACGTGATGGGCTGAGTTCTCTTCCTTGCCAATCAGGATCTGGACGAGCGGCTTGTCTCCTTCCAGGCGGTGGATAACCTTTGTTTCCGGCTCGGAGCCGGGACGCAGGAACACGGGCAGTTCTTCATGTCCGGCCGTCGGGGTAAGCACGAGCGGCGAGTTGGGATGCTGCTCTTTCCAGGCGCCCAGCATGCTCTCTGCGCGAAGCCGGGATTTCAGGCTGTCTTCCGCATCAGGGTTGGAATCAACATGCAGTTCGTCCCACTTCACCACTGCGTCGTCGTGGAAAACGTCGGACACCGCGGCCAGTTCTCGCAGATCGCTGTTGAAATACAGCACCAGAATGGCGATCAGCATCAGCACGCTGCCCAGCAGCGTATACAGGAAGAACTTGAGTGCGGCGTATTCACGTCGCTCGCCGCCCCAGACGCCAATGAGAAAGTACATCGGCAACAGCATCACTTCCCAGAACACATAGAACAGGAAGAAGTCGAGCGCGAGGAACACGCCCAGCATGCCTGTTTCCAGGAGCAGGAATAAAATGCAGTACGCTTTGACGTGCTTTTTGATCGACCAGCTGGCGCCCATGGCCAGCACGCTGACAAAGGCCGTCAGCACGACCAGCGGCAGGCTGATGCCGTCGACGCCCATCAGGTAGTCAATGTGGAAGGACGGAATCCATGGCACATTGAAAGTTTGCTGCATGGTCGAAAGACCCGCGTCGAATCCGCGGGCGGTTAAACCCATGGGATCCCACATGCAGAAAAATACCAGGCCAAAGACCACGATCGTCGTCGCCAAAGTAACGAAACGAATCGCGGTGTCCGCCGTCTTGGGAAAAAACCCGATCACCAGCGCCGCAGCAGCTGGCAAAAAGACGATGAAACTTAAAATTGTGAGGGCGACTGATGCATCCATTTCGTCGAATTCCAACCGAAATGTTGGGGAAGTGTTTCAAGTAAACGCTGCCCGCCCTGCGGCGGACCACTTGTCAGGTTGAACGATCTAGCGGGCCAGCGAGGAGCTCCAGAAAAAGCTGATCAGCAAAAACACCGCGACAACTCCAACAACAATGAACATCACATACTGCCGCAGCCGACCCGTCTGCACATTACGGAGAGCAAGCCCCGTATCGTAGGTCCAGCGAGCAATCAGGTTCGCCGTGCCGTCGACGACTCCACGATCCGCGAAGAATTCCCAGCCTTCCGAGAACCGCCGCGTGTTGCGAGCCAGGCCATCGATGAATCCATCAATGCAGCGACGATCGAACCGCGACGCCAGACCGCCAATCACCTGGGTCGGACGGACAAACAAAAAGTCGTACAACTCGTCGAAGTACCATTTGTTCCACAGGAACCGATAAATCGGAGCAAACTGGCGCCTGGCATCGGCCGGATCCAGGTAACCAAGCCAGTAGAAACAGGCGGCCAGGGCGATCCCGGAAATGGCGGTGCCAAAAGCCAGCAACGTGACAGGAATCCGCACCGCGGCAGCATGGCTGCCGTGTTCGTTGACGATCGACAAAGCGCCAAGCACACTTGGCGTGTCTGCCAGCGTACCGGGCGGACGGGCGCCTTCGAGCAGATTTTCCAGGGCAATGTCGTGCAAAGGACCGGCCCATTCCCAGTCACCGGCCCAGGCGACCGTGATCGCGAAGAACGCCAGGATCATCAGCGGCGCCGTCATGATGCGCGGCGATTCGTGGGCGTGGTCATACGCGTGATGGTCGCGGGGCTTGCCCATGAACGTCATGAACCACAGGCGGAACATGTAAAAGGCCGTGATCGCGGCGCCGCCGGCGGCGACCGCGAACAGAATCGCCAGGTAGGCCGACTCGTTGCTCTGGGCGTGCCAGA is part of the Lignipirellula cremea genome and encodes:
- a CDS encoding complex I subunit 4 family protein; this encodes MDASVALTILSFIVFLPAAAALVIGFFPKTADTAIRFVTLATTIVVFGLVFFCMWDPMGLTARGFDAGLSTMQQTFNVPWIPSFHIDYLMGVDGISLPLVVLTAFVSVLAMGASWSIKKHVKAYCILFLLLETGMLGVFLALDFFLFYVFWEVMLLPMYFLIGVWGGERREYAALKFFLYTLLGSVLMLIAILVLYFNSDLRELAAVSDVFHDDAVVKWDELHVDSNPDAEDSLKSRLRAESMLGAWKEQHPNSPLVLTPTAGHEELPVFLRPGSEPETKVIHRLEGDKPLVQILIGKEENSAHHVLEAISATPELNSHFSAALAEGAAEEAVVESDAPIHTFNILAMQAMSLHTNLFPRTLQQWCFVLLFIGFAIKVPCVPLHTWLPDAHVEAPTPISMILAGVLLKMGGYGIIRMCYPICPFGGYDFAFIVCTIGVVSMIYGAFAALAQTDFKRMVAYSSVSHMGYVVLGLGVWSAVAGTNFNPEYWNMGVKGAMFQMIAHGVSSAGMFFMVGIIYDRVHHRRLNEFGGLFARMPVYSALAFGLFFAGLGLPGLCGFIGEVLVVLSVWKYNWVLAVLSASVVILTAAYILWALQRVYLGAEYRGPHGEEIKPITARELTIALPMFVFAIILGVFPYQTVLQYMDPTIDRQVTSLANWTREKVADGEIVPVGVATADDPIAVAPVISFNPALLPAPQATMEPMELPPAAPANENGSAPSEPTVAEPEPAPAAPDADAAPAAEPAPATTPAPPETPAAPQPGTPPATPETPAADEPPAP
- a CDS encoding NADH-quinone oxidoreductase subunit N; translated protein: MNLHELINDLIVDTKGSADASFLNVAVDSSVAAFAPELLLCATIVLMLLVRVFKGGARIDAFYIALVGTLLSLAAVAPWRHLTGVIDAADPGAVTRMEIFTGMLVYDTFGVFIRMVLIGFLVLFVIFTKLSGIPDKEDGPDIYSLALGATLGMCLMATANHLLMVFMAVEMASVPSYVLAGMLKGRRRASEAALKYSIYGAGAAGVMLYGISLLSGILDSVHLPTMAAQLAQRLPDMPGQELMVLALGGLMVAVGLAFKLSAVPFHFWAPDVFEGATAEVGGFLSIASKAAALALLVRVALGFGSIPPEGPVPGERSQAIAMAEAAAAEAATTEIENPDRETTAEPNANEQTRLTAPAHFVALQEEVSPSDAPAHSDTPADHDHEHADDHDHADHAHGSHSDYGAEAALPTPSSKEQIAALAPARSFMGKLIAFLAVLTCTFGNLAAYGQTNIKRLMAYSTIAHAGYMMMPIPALLELVGRDTLSAESAVAAMCIYLGIYLFMNLGSFAVIAFLRNEMGSEEIADYAGLIRRAPVIVVAFSILLFSLVGLPPLAGFIGKFAVFAVLVEGYRVSAAAGAPATYLLVVLLAGGLNSAISLFYYLRVVKTMTMDPEPENRRPFHFSSVSLQGMYVCAMAAAMVVLFIFWNGLSEAASAAARNLLS
- a CDS encoding TatD family hydrolase, which codes for MLIDTHAHLDDAQFDVIRSEAVARAQAADVSHILCVGCTLDASRKCLALAEQIPALACAIGIQPNYVAEAAPGDWDAIAALARSGHPEIVALGETGLDRYWDHAPFDLQEDYFDRHLRLSQQTGLPFIVHMRDCGDDIVAMLETARSRGPLAGVMHSFTGDLPLAERCLDLGLYISFAGMVTFKKSAELRSVAAAIPDDRILVETDSPYLSPHPHRSQRPNEPALMAHTAACLAEERGVSLADFAALTTANAQRLFSRWRIG